A single region of the Gammaproteobacteria bacterium genome encodes:
- the accC gene encoding acetyl-CoA carboxylase biotin carboxylase subunit — protein sequence MIEKVLIANRGEIALRILRACRELGIKTVAVHSSADRDLKHVLLADESVCIGPPAAAKSYLNMAAIISAAEVTQADAIHPGYGFLSENADFAESVERSGFIFIGPRAETIRLMGGKTTAKAEMIAAGVPCVPGSEGVLPDDEAQCIDVAQRVGYPVLIKAAAGGGGRGMHVVRSQENLIQSIHMARAEAQAAFRDGSVFLEKYLEVPRHIEIQVLADEHGNVVHLGERDCSMQRRNQKVVEESPAPGITQAQRDHIGKLCTDACKRIGYRGAGTMEFLYDDGEFYFIEMNTRIQVEHPVTEMVTQTDLIKQQLLVAAGEKLTLRQEDLKPRGHAIECRINAEDPRRFVPSPGEIKKYHAAGGPGIRIDSHVYAGYTVPPHYDSMIGKLIAWGETRESAIARMHTALSEMVIDGIQVNIPLQSRIMEDEVFARGVHHIHYLEEMLKNWD from the coding sequence ATGATCGAGAAAGTTCTCATCGCCAACCGCGGCGAGATTGCGCTGCGCATCCTGCGAGCCTGCCGCGAACTCGGCATCAAGACCGTGGCCGTGCACTCTTCCGCGGACCGCGACCTCAAGCACGTGCTGCTGGCCGACGAATCGGTGTGCATCGGCCCGCCGGCCGCCGCCAAGTCCTATCTCAACATGGCGGCGATCATCAGCGCCGCCGAAGTCACGCAGGCCGACGCGATTCATCCCGGCTACGGATTCCTGTCCGAAAACGCCGACTTCGCTGAAAGCGTGGAACGTTCGGGCTTCATTTTCATCGGCCCGCGCGCGGAAACGATCCGCCTGATGGGCGGCAAGACCACCGCCAAGGCCGAGATGATCGCGGCCGGTGTGCCCTGCGTTCCGGGCAGCGAAGGTGTGCTTCCCGATGACGAGGCCCAATGCATCGACGTGGCGCAACGCGTCGGCTACCCGGTGCTGATCAAAGCCGCCGCCGGTGGCGGCGGACGCGGCATGCACGTGGTCCGTTCACAGGAAAACCTGATTCAGTCGATACACATGGCGCGTGCCGAAGCGCAGGCGGCATTCCGCGACGGCTCGGTGTTCCTGGAGAAGTATCTGGAAGTGCCGCGCCACATCGAGATTCAGGTACTGGCCGACGAACACGGCAACGTCGTGCATCTGGGCGAGCGCGACTGCTCGATGCAGCGCCGCAACCAGAAGGTCGTCGAAGAATCGCCAGCGCCGGGCATCACCCAGGCGCAGCGTGACCACATCGGCAAGCTGTGCACCGACGCCTGCAAGCGCATCGGCTATCGCGGCGCCGGCACGATGGAGTTCCTGTATGACGACGGCGAGTTCTATTTCATCGAAATGAACACGCGCATCCAGGTCGAGCATCCGGTCACCGAAATGGTGACGCAGACCGACCTGATCAAGCAGCAGCTGCTGGTCGCGGCCGGCGAGAAGCTCACGCTCCGGCAGGAGGATCTCAAGCCGCGTGGTCACGCGATCGAATGTCGAATCAATGCCGAGGACCCGCGCCGCTTCGTGCCCTCACCGGGCGAGATCAAGAAGTATCACGCCGCCGGTGGACCGGGGATTCGCATCGATTCCCACGTCTACGCCGGCTATACGGTGCCGCCGCACTACGACTCGATGATCGGCAAGCTGATCGCCTGGGGCGAAACCCGGGAATCGGCGATCGCGCGCATGCACACGGCGCTGTCGGAAATGGTGATCGACGGCATCCAGGTCAACATCCCCCTGCAGTCGCGCATCATGGAGGATGAAGTGTTCGCGCGTGGCGTGCACCACATCCACTATCTCGAAGAGATGCTCAAGAACTGGGATTGA